A part of Gemmatimonas groenlandica genomic DNA contains:
- a CDS encoding SRPBCC domain-containing protein, protein MTTTDSALDIAITRIYDAPVALVWDAWTDPAQVAQWWGPRGFSITTHSKELREGGSWVYTMHGPDGKDWPNFTRYHEVVPQSRLVYDHGASSEDAKPMFRVTVQFRDLGQRTELDMRMTFASVEEVAQSRAIIKAAGGNSTWDRLAEYLEKQATHQEIFVINRSFNAPLNTMFDMWTKPEHFAAWLPPTGFTMSFSHIDLRTGGSGSYAMTNGQFTMYGRVDYLLVQPPDRLEYTQCFTDADGNISRHPGAPTWPEKMKTTVLLTSEGATQTRVTVRWDVYGAATPEEVAAFVAEKSGMTQGWTGSFDKLDALLSA, encoded by the coding sequence ATGACCACCACGGATAGCGCCCTCGACATTGCCATCACTCGCATCTACGACGCGCCGGTGGCGCTCGTGTGGGATGCCTGGACCGATCCCGCGCAGGTGGCGCAGTGGTGGGGCCCGCGTGGCTTCAGCATTACCACGCACAGCAAAGAGCTGCGCGAAGGCGGGAGCTGGGTGTACACGATGCACGGCCCCGACGGCAAAGACTGGCCGAATTTCACGCGCTATCACGAGGTCGTGCCGCAGTCGCGGTTGGTGTACGATCACGGCGCGTCATCGGAAGACGCGAAGCCCATGTTCCGCGTGACGGTGCAGTTCCGCGACTTGGGGCAGCGCACCGAGCTCGATATGCGCATGACGTTCGCCAGTGTTGAAGAGGTGGCGCAGTCGCGCGCGATCATCAAGGCGGCGGGTGGTAACTCCACGTGGGATCGCCTCGCCGAGTACCTCGAGAAGCAGGCGACGCATCAAGAGATTTTCGTCATCAATCGCAGCTTCAATGCACCGCTCAACACCATGTTCGACATGTGGACCAAGCCGGAGCACTTCGCGGCGTGGCTACCGCCCACTGGCTTTACCATGAGCTTCTCGCACATCGACCTGCGCACGGGCGGCAGCGGCTCCTATGCGATGACGAACGGGCAATTCACGATGTACGGCCGCGTGGACTACCTGCTCGTGCAGCCGCCCGACCGACTCGAGTACACGCAGTGCTTCACCGATGCCGACGGCAATATCTCGCGGCACCCCGGTGCGCCCACGTGGCCGGAGAAGATGAAGACCACGGTGCTGCTCACATCCGAAGGAGCAACGCAAACGCGCGTGACGGTGCGCTGGGATGTGTACGGTGCAGCCACGCCGGAAGAAGTCGCCGCCTTCGTAGCGGAGAAGAGCGGCATGACGCAGGGATGGACGGGTTCGTTCGACAAGCTCGACGCGCTTTTGAGCGCATAA
- a CDS encoding ArsR/SmtB family transcription factor produces the protein MQDTLSQTFSALADPTRRAILARLRHGEASVSELAEPFLGQMTLPGVTKHLKVLEKAGLVTKGREAQWRPCTLNAEPLNDVAAWMDEYRAHMEASLDRLGEYLKTVTKTVTKTTPPSAPTTSPDSPDDHHG, from the coding sequence ATGCAAGACACGCTCAGTCAAACCTTCTCTGCACTCGCTGATCCCACCCGTCGGGCCATTCTGGCGCGGCTGCGACACGGCGAGGCCAGTGTGTCGGAGCTCGCCGAGCCGTTCCTGGGGCAGATGACGCTGCCCGGGGTGACCAAGCACCTCAAGGTGCTCGAGAAGGCCGGCCTGGTGACCAAAGGCCGCGAAGCCCAGTGGCGTCCGTGCACGCTCAATGCGGAGCCGCTCAACGACGTGGCGGCCTGGATGGACGAGTACCGCGCCCACATGGAAGCCAGCCTCGATCGACTCGGCGAATACCTGAAGACCGTCACGAAGACCGTCACGAAGACCACACCACCGTCAGCCCCCACCACCTCACCGGACTCCCCAGATGACCACCACGGATAG
- a CDS encoding ArsR/SmtB family transcription factor, with protein MARAPTTSDPFNAIAEPRRRDILTFLAEAERPVAEIVDELRMGQPSVSKHLRVLLEVGLVDVRREGRHAYYRTNPAQIKAIHDWTRHFERYWQNQLSRIKARAEGTASTAVRPPGDHP; from the coding sequence ATGGCTCGCGCACCAACGACGTCGGACCCCTTCAACGCCATCGCGGAACCGCGCCGGCGCGACATCCTGACCTTTCTGGCTGAGGCCGAACGGCCCGTGGCGGAGATCGTAGACGAACTGCGGATGGGGCAGCCGTCGGTGTCGAAGCACCTGCGGGTGCTGCTGGAGGTCGGGTTGGTGGACGTGCGGCGTGAGGGTCGCCACGCGTACTACCGCACCAATCCGGCGCAGATCAAGGCGATCCACGATTGGACACGGCACTTCGAGCGTTACTGGCAGAACCAGCTGTCGCGTATCAAGGCGCGTGCCGAGGGCACCGCCTCCACCGCCGTTCGCCCACCAGGAGACCACCCATGA
- a CDS encoding SRPBCC family protein, protein MITVASALDDLTLDITQDTRVRASIEDTFAALLEELGPHNKGMADAPMPMVLEAHPGGRWYRDLGQDNGHCWGTVQAIRSPNLLEISGPLMMSFAVASNVQYRLRADGDETVITLRHTALGLFPEGFRDNLTLGWTAMTRRVQTRFAVIT, encoded by the coding sequence ATGATCACCGTTGCATCCGCACTCGACGACCTGACGCTCGACATCACGCAGGACACACGCGTGCGTGCGTCGATCGAGGACACCTTCGCCGCGTTGCTCGAGGAGCTCGGCCCGCACAACAAGGGCATGGCCGATGCGCCGATGCCGATGGTGCTCGAGGCGCATCCCGGCGGACGTTGGTACCGCGATCTTGGGCAGGACAACGGCCATTGCTGGGGCACGGTGCAGGCGATCCGCTCACCCAACCTTCTCGAGATCAGCGGACCACTGATGATGTCGTTCGCGGTCGCGTCGAATGTGCAGTATCGCCTGCGCGCCGACGGCGACGAGACGGTGATCACGCTGCGGCACACCGCGCTCGGGCTCTTCCCTGAGGGCTTCCGCGACAACCTCACGCTCGGCTGGACGGCGATGACGCGTCGTGTGCAGACGCGCTTCGCTGTTATCACTTGA
- a CDS encoding DinB family protein — protein MSLAATLIQELQMESATTRRVLERVPDAKLGWAPHAKSRTLGQLAMHLANNPAGVTTLASQNPAELPGFGDADPASTAEVLAALDASVMEATRLLSGMSDEALAETWRVHANGAELMAMPRIAFLRTILLNHWYHHRGQLSVYLRLLEVPVPSIYGPSADENPFAA, from the coding sequence ATGTCACTTGCCGCCACGTTGATTCAGGAACTCCAGATGGAATCGGCCACAACGCGTCGCGTACTCGAACGCGTGCCCGACGCGAAGCTGGGCTGGGCGCCGCATGCCAAGTCGCGCACGCTGGGCCAGCTGGCAATGCACCTCGCGAACAATCCCGCCGGTGTCACAACGCTCGCCTCGCAGAATCCGGCCGAGCTTCCGGGCTTCGGTGACGCCGATCCCGCCTCGACCGCCGAGGTGCTGGCCGCGCTCGATGCCAGCGTGATGGAAGCAACGCGGTTGCTGAGCGGCATGTCCGACGAGGCGCTGGCCGAGACGTGGCGGGTGCACGCGAACGGGGCCGAACTCATGGCCATGCCGCGGATCGCGTTTCTGCGCACGATCCTGCTGAATCACTGGTATCACCATCGCGGCCAGCTGAGTGTGTATCTGCGATTGCTCGAAGTGCCGGTGCCGTCGATCTACGGCCCGAGCGCCGACGAGAATCCGTTCGCGGCGTAG
- a CDS encoding FMN-binding protein, with protein sequence MSKPRGNNLVALGSAAVLIVYTAGFAKTKSAADRMAAESAERRPRSASRAGAGAAGARTAAGESGEATVPAIPAVAVVDAPTAATPATGAAGGMGATTPAPSSPAVVLSDAKATATTPSAAVQVATVETAPPPAVSAPARVPASPTAVTPPVVAPLTTPSAPAPVATAPVQNTPAPVTTSTSAPTPTPPAAAPAPAPATKSAAKTTYKDGVYLGRGTSRHGDIEAMVEIQNGRITNTVISQCLTRYSCSWIAVLVPQVVARQSAEVDFVSGATVSSDAFYYAVTQALAQAK encoded by the coding sequence GTGTCCAAGCCTCGCGGCAACAATCTGGTCGCTCTCGGTTCAGCGGCCGTGCTGATCGTGTACACGGCCGGCTTCGCGAAAACGAAGTCGGCGGCAGATCGCATGGCGGCGGAGAGCGCCGAACGGCGTCCGCGCAGTGCGTCGCGGGCCGGTGCAGGGGCGGCGGGTGCGCGGACCGCAGCCGGGGAATCGGGAGAGGCGACGGTTCCGGCGATACCGGCGGTGGCGGTGGTGGACGCGCCGACTGCGGCGACTCCGGCGACGGGCGCGGCGGGTGGGATGGGCGCGACGACTCCCGCTCCGTCGTCGCCGGCGGTCGTGCTCTCGGATGCCAAGGCGACTGCGACGACCCCTTCCGCGGCCGTGCAGGTCGCCACGGTTGAAACCGCACCGCCGCCAGCGGTGAGTGCGCCCGCTAGGGTGCCCGCGTCGCCGACGGCCGTGACGCCGCCGGTTGTTGCGCCGCTGACTACGCCGAGTGCACCGGCACCGGTTGCGACTGCTCCGGTGCAGAACACGCCGGCGCCCGTCACGACATCGACATCGGCGCCTACACCGACGCCGCCTGCTGCGGCACCTGCGCCCGCGCCTGCTACCAAGTCGGCCGCCAAGACGACGTACAAAGACGGCGTGTACCTCGGCCGCGGCACCTCGCGACATGGCGATATCGAAGCGATGGTCGAGATCCAGAACGGACGCATCACGAACACCGTGATCTCGCAGTGTCTCACGCGCTACTCGTGCTCGTGGATCGCCGTGCTCGTGCCGCAAGTGGTGGCGCGTCAGTCGGCCGAAGTGGACTTCGTGTCGGGCGCCACGGTGAGCTCGGATGCGTTCTACTACGCGGTGACACAGGCGCTCGCGCAGGCGAAGTGA
- a CDS encoding FAD:protein FMN transferase, whose amino-acid sequence MSRAALDGVPARAAITSRPRMGTVVTIHVVGHDRSARARRSRDLDIERAYAWFDRVESVCSRFDANSELRRVCASPGVDVVVSPMLFEAVRFAMAVAEETHGAFDPTVGARMEARGFNRDYRDGAVVSSAVPADEPVSFRDVVLNESARSIRLERALLLDLGAVAKGLAIDMAVQELRPLENFVVDAGGDLYCGGHNAAEQPWTIGIRHPREPNALLTRVAITDAALCTSGDYERRVADGAVVDSASSEHHLLDPTTGVSPREVISATVIAPTAMVADALGTAAFVLGCAEGLALLELHDLRACLVDAQLVRHTTPDWIDV is encoded by the coding sequence GTGAGTCGCGCCGCGCTCGATGGCGTGCCCGCGCGTGCCGCGATCACCTCGCGCCCGCGCATGGGTACTGTGGTCACGATTCACGTGGTCGGTCACGATCGCAGTGCGCGCGCCCGACGCTCGCGTGATCTCGACATCGAGCGCGCCTACGCCTGGTTTGATCGCGTGGAGTCGGTGTGCTCACGCTTCGATGCGAACAGCGAGCTTCGGCGCGTGTGTGCTTCGCCTGGTGTCGATGTCGTGGTGTCACCCATGCTGTTTGAAGCGGTGCGGTTTGCCATGGCGGTGGCCGAGGAAACACACGGGGCGTTCGATCCGACCGTGGGGGCGCGCATGGAAGCCCGCGGGTTCAATCGCGACTATCGCGATGGCGCCGTGGTGAGTTCCGCGGTGCCCGCCGACGAGCCAGTGTCGTTCCGCGATGTGGTGCTGAACGAGTCCGCGCGATCGATCCGGTTGGAGCGTGCGCTGCTGCTCGATTTGGGCGCCGTGGCCAAAGGACTCGCGATCGATATGGCGGTGCAGGAGCTGAGGCCGCTCGAGAATTTCGTCGTTGACGCCGGCGGCGACTTGTACTGCGGCGGACACAACGCCGCTGAGCAGCCCTGGACGATCGGGATTCGGCATCCGCGTGAGCCGAATGCGCTGCTCACGCGGGTCGCGATCACTGATGCCGCGCTCTGTACGTCGGGCGACTACGAACGGCGTGTAGCCGACGGCGCGGTTGTCGACTCGGCGTCGAGTGAACATCACCTGCTTGACCCGACTACGGGCGTGTCGCCGCGCGAGGTGATCAGTGCCACGGTGATCGCGCCGACCGCGATGGTCGCCGACGCACTTGGCACCGCGGCCTTTGTACTGGGGTGCGCCGAGGGACTCGCGCTGCTGGAACTCCATGACCTTCGCGCGTGCCTCGTGGATGCGCAGCTCGTTCGTCACACAACGCCGGATTGGATCGATGTCTGA
- a CDS encoding RnfABCDGE type electron transport complex subunit D: MSEVVATMSPMPSNSFKSLTKFFKTPKGLLVIALAVLIPLAGTRSGFAVVAPGVAAAAIAAMLVDAPILRYRDKEWSFPSGALLTGLLVAMVLSPFGSWKIAAMTAVIGVLSKYVARGRSANVFNPAALALVVSYFAFDTGQSWWGALPELPILAIAALFVTGVFITDRVNKMPAVLAFLGVHFLLFTLTAFVGDPAKVAELYREPDLHAALFFAFFMVTDPPTSPPKARDQIVFGVITAVVSYLVFELVGAVYFLLAGLLVANGWEAWRRYRVRARRNGSVN; encoded by the coding sequence ATGTCTGAAGTGGTCGCGACCATGTCGCCGATGCCGAGCAACTCGTTCAAGTCGCTCACGAAGTTCTTCAAGACACCGAAAGGTCTGCTGGTGATCGCGCTCGCCGTGCTGATCCCGCTCGCGGGCACGCGCAGCGGTTTTGCGGTAGTCGCACCAGGCGTCGCGGCCGCGGCCATTGCCGCGATGCTCGTCGACGCACCGATTCTGCGTTATCGCGACAAGGAGTGGTCGTTTCCGAGTGGCGCGTTGCTCACGGGACTGTTGGTGGCGATGGTGCTGAGCCCGTTCGGCTCGTGGAAGATCGCGGCGATGACTGCGGTGATTGGTGTGCTCAGCAAGTACGTGGCCCGCGGACGCTCGGCCAACGTGTTCAATCCCGCGGCGCTGGCGCTGGTGGTGAGCTATTTCGCCTTCGATACGGGTCAGAGCTGGTGGGGCGCGTTGCCCGAGCTGCCCATTCTCGCGATCGCCGCGTTGTTCGTAACCGGCGTGTTCATCACCGATCGTGTGAACAAGATGCCGGCGGTACTGGCGTTCCTTGGTGTGCACTTTCTGCTGTTCACGCTCACCGCGTTCGTTGGCGATCCGGCGAAGGTGGCCGAGCTGTACCGAGAGCCGGACCTGCACGCGGCGCTGTTCTTTGCGTTCTTCATGGTGACCGATCCGCCCACGTCACCGCCCAAGGCGCGTGATCAGATCGTGTTCGGCGTGATCACCGCGGTGGTGTCGTATCTCGTGTTCGAGCTGGTGGGCGCGGTGTACTTCCTGCTGGCGGGACTACTGGTGGCCAACGGGTGGGAAGCGTGGAGACGATATCGCGTGCGGGCGCGGAGGAACGGATCAGTGAACTGA
- a CDS encoding serine hydrolase domain-containing protein yields MRPLSAFVSRAFGAALLSTIASVSSAAQSSIAPPARFTDPDRVTKLRAALPQIDSVMRAFAASSRVPGIAYGVIVDGQLLHVSALGLRDVPSKAAVDTSSVFRIASMTKSFTALSILQLRDAGKLSLDDPAERYVPELKAMRYATSDAPRITIRHLLSHSAGFPEDNPWGDQQLAATDAQLSAMIKAGIPFSNAPGTAYEYSNFGFAILGRIVQNVSGMPYARYIQERVLRPLGMTSTTMEARDVPANRLAHGYRLQDGAWLEEAALPDGSFGAMGGMLTSSADLSRWVALMLDAWPARDGAESPVLKRSSLREMQQIARFGGATAARNAAGVLSLNAGGYAYGLRSASNCLFAHIVSHSGGLPGFGSQMRWLPEHGVGVVALGNLTYTGWTGVIDQSFEILARSGGLKPREPQPAPVLLAMQSQVTRLVQEWNQPLADSIAAMNLFLDESGPRRAAAIEKMSNAVGGNCKAVGQIWAENALRGVWRMQCANGALSVGITLAPTEPARVQQFTVLPMRADAVMGPAPLCRQ; encoded by the coding sequence ATGAGACCTCTCTCCGCCTTCGTCTCGCGTGCGTTTGGTGCCGCGCTGCTCTCGACCATCGCTTCCGTCAGTTCCGCTGCACAGTCCAGCATCGCCCCGCCCGCGCGATTCACCGACCCCGATCGCGTCACGAAACTGCGCGCCGCGCTGCCGCAGATCGACAGCGTGATGCGTGCCTTTGCCGCGAGCTCGCGCGTGCCAGGCATCGCCTACGGTGTGATCGTGGACGGCCAGTTGTTGCATGTGTCCGCGCTGGGATTGCGCGACGTGCCGAGCAAGGCGGCGGTGGACACCAGCTCGGTGTTCCGTATTGCCTCGATGACCAAGAGCTTCACCGCGCTCTCGATTCTGCAGCTGCGCGACGCCGGTAAACTGTCGCTCGATGATCCTGCCGAGCGATATGTGCCGGAACTGAAGGCCATGCGCTACGCGACGAGTGACGCGCCGCGTATCACCATCCGGCATCTGCTGTCGCACTCGGCGGGTTTTCCGGAAGACAATCCGTGGGGTGACCAGCAGCTCGCCGCCACCGACGCGCAATTGTCGGCGATGATCAAAGCGGGCATTCCGTTCTCGAACGCACCCGGCACGGCGTACGAGTACTCAAACTTCGGCTTCGCGATTCTCGGTCGTATCGTGCAGAACGTTAGCGGCATGCCGTACGCCCGCTACATACAGGAGAGGGTGCTGCGCCCGCTTGGCATGACGTCCACCACCATGGAAGCGCGCGACGTGCCGGCCAATCGCTTGGCGCACGGCTATCGTTTGCAGGACGGTGCGTGGCTGGAAGAAGCGGCACTACCCGACGGCTCGTTCGGCGCGATGGGCGGCATGCTCACGAGCAGCGCCGACCTGTCACGCTGGGTCGCATTGATGCTCGACGCGTGGCCGGCGCGCGACGGCGCTGAGTCGCCAGTGCTCAAGCGGTCGTCGCTGCGCGAGATGCAGCAGATCGCGCGCTTCGGCGGCGCGACGGCCGCGCGCAATGCGGCGGGTGTGTTGTCGCTGAATGCCGGTGGTTACGCGTACGGGCTGCGCTCGGCGTCGAACTGCCTATTCGCGCACATCGTGTCGCACTCCGGTGGCCTGCCGGGTTTCGGCTCGCAGATGCGTTGGCTCCCCGAGCACGGCGTGGGCGTCGTGGCGCTGGGCAACCTCACGTACACGGGGTGGACGGGTGTGATCGATCAGTCGTTCGAGATCCTGGCTCGCAGCGGTGGACTCAAGCCGCGAGAGCCGCAGCCGGCGCCGGTGCTGCTGGCCATGCAGAGCCAAGTCACGCGACTGGTGCAGGAGTGGAATCAGCCGCTGGCCGACAGCATCGCGGCGATGAATCTGTTTCTCGACGAGTCAGGCCCGCGTCGCGCGGCGGCGATCGAGAAGATGTCGAATGCCGTGGGCGGTAACTGCAAAGCAGTTGGTCAGATCTGGGCCGAGAACGCGTTGCGCGGCGTGTGGCGCATGCAGTGCGCGAACGGGGCGCTTTCGGTCGGCATTACACTGGCGCCGACGGAACCGGCGCGCGTGCAGCAGTTCACGGTGCTGCCGATGAGGGCGGACGCGGTGATGGGGCCGGCGCCGCTGTGTCGGCAGTGA